The genomic window ACGGGGGGTCCCGGCCCGTTCGCCTGTCGGGGCCGGGACGCGGGGGCGCCGCGCGGGGGTCCCGGGCGCGGGGGTTCAGCCGATGCGGCGGTTCTCCCGGACCAGGCCGCCCTCGCACCAGTCGTGGTAGACGAAGAGGTCCGGCCGGGCCAGCAGCACGCGGCTGTTGTGCGCCCAGGTGTGCATCAGCTCGTCGCCGGCCCGCTCGGCCTGCTCGACGAGCTTGCGGAAGCGGCGCTTCGGGTGGGCCCGGAAGTTCGTCCGGATGCCGTCGGCGGCGTAGATGTAGAGGCAGTGCAGCGCGAACCGCCGGGCCGGGCAGGCCGGGTCCATCGCCAGCTCGAAGAGCGTCGTCACGAGGTGGTCGCCGGCGACCAGCAGGTCCCAGTCCGGGGGCATCGAGGCCAGCGGCACCGAGTCCGGCTGGTACGCCCAGGCGCGCAACTCCGCCGGGGACGGATCAACGGGGTTGGCAAAGCCGTGGAACGTCGACTCCTGCACGCTCACCGGCCAACCTTCCGCTACTACCGCTGGCGGGGGCACCGGCCACCCGCGGACCCTGGCTGCTGGGGCGACACGGTAACGCGCTTTCGCGCGGCGGCGGAAGACCTGTCCGGGACCGATTCGGCGACGGACGGCCGGGCCGGGTCCACCGTACGGTCGACCCGGCCCGATCCGTATCGACCGGCGTCAGTCGGCCGCCGGCACCGGTTCCGGCCGGCGGACCTGGCTGCGCCGGCGCAGCCAGCGCTTGAACCACGGGAAGTCGGGCAGCCGGGCCAGCATCGGCCCGGTCACCACGGTGATCAGCACGTACGCCGTGGCGAGCGCCGCCAGCCGGGGTTCCACCGGCTGGACGGCGGCGACCGCCAGCCCGGCGATGACGATGGAGAACTCGCCGCGCGGGGTGAGCGCGAAGCCGGCCCGCCAGCGCCCGGGCTCGGCGATCCCGGCCCGCCGGGCGGCCAGGTAGCCGGTGAGCAGCTTGGTCCCCATGGTCACCACGGCCAGCGCCAGCGCCGGCAGCAGCACCGGCGGCATGTCCTGTGGGTCGGTGACCAGCCCGAAGAAGACGAAGAAGACCGCGGCGAAGAGGTCCCGCAGCGGGGAGAGCAGCTGGGTCGCGTGGTGCGCCACCGGCCCGGAGAGCGCGATGCCGACCAGGAACGCGCCGACCGCGGCGGAGACCTGGAGCTTGGCGGCGGCGCCGGCGACCAGCAGGGTCAGGCCGAGCACCCCGAGCAGCAGGGCCTCCGGGTCCTTGGCGGAGAGTGCCGAGGAGATCAGGTGGCCGTACCGGATGGCGACCGCCAGCACGACCACCACCGTCAGCACCGCCACGGCCAGGGCGATCCCGCCCTTGACCAGGCCGACGCCGGCCAGCAGCGCGGTGACCAGCGGCAGGTAGAGGGCCATCGCCAGGTCCTCGATCACCAGCACGGAGAGGATCACCGGGGTCTCCCGGTTACCGACCCGGCCCAGGTCGCCGAGGACCTTGGCGATCACCCCGGACGAGGAGACCCAGGTGACGCCGGCGAGCACCACCGCGGCCACCCAGCCCCAGCCGAGCAGCAGCGCGAACGCGAAGCCGGGCAGGGCGTTGAGCGCCGCGTCGATCAGGCCGGCCGGGGCCGCCGAGCGGAGGTTGCCGACCAGCTCGTTGGCGCTGTACTCCAAGCCGAGCATGACCAGCAGCAGGA from Micromonospora kangleipakensis includes these protein-coding regions:
- a CDS encoding cation:proton antiporter, with translation MHETTTLLVEVGALLLLLGLLGRLSRRFGVSPIPLYLLAGLAFGHGGLLPLNASEEFFAVGAEIGVILLLVMLGLEYSANELVGNLRSAAPAGLIDAALNALPGFAFALLLGWGWVAAVVLAGVTWVSSSGVIAKVLGDLGRVGNRETPVILSVLVIEDLAMALYLPLVTALLAGVGLVKGGIALAVAVLTVVVVLAVAIRYGHLISSALSAKDPEALLLGVLGLTLLVAGAAAKLQVSAAVGAFLVGIALSGPVAHHATQLLSPLRDLFAAVFFVFFGLVTDPQDMPPVLLPALALAVVTMGTKLLTGYLAARRAGIAEPGRWRAGFALTPRGEFSIVIAGLAVAAVQPVEPRLAALATAYVLITVVTGPMLARLPDFPWFKRWLRRRSQVRRPEPVPAAD